The proteins below come from a single Esox lucius isolate fEsoLuc1 chromosome 7, fEsoLuc1.pri, whole genome shotgun sequence genomic window:
- the LOC105009827 gene encoding globoside alpha-1,3-N-acetylgalactosaminyltransferase 1 isoform X1, with amino-acid sequence MLPKQLHCLLFVVIAGGIIIFWLVSTPASLRFTVNQSYFKPSFEKGLTWLQVQQQILLNHSLQTKQAMLMEPVRSDVLTVTPWLAPIVWEGTFDPQVIDEAFRSYNLTIATTVFAVGKYTRFLRDFLESAEKHFMVGLNVQYYVFTDLPSHVPINVTLGVGRQLKVVKVPKFDRWQEISLRRMELIQTAIEEYIHQRANYIFCLDVDMIFHGRVGPEALGKLVAAIHPWFYWVPRSQYPYERRTISKAYIPQDHGDFYYQANIFGGAVEDVHRLTKTCREHLEMDKSAGVEAVWQEESHLNWYLLKNKPTKLLSPEYVWDDLRGQGTKEIKLVRFSSIIKNKAEVRENP; translated from the exons GTTGGTCTCTACACCTGCATCTCTCCg TTTCACTGTCAATCAGTCTTACTTTAAGCCTTCCTTTGAGAAGGGTTTAACATGGCTCCAGGTACAGCAACAGATTTTGCTGAATCACAG TTTGCAGACCAAGCAAGCCATGCTTATGGAACCAGT gAGGTCTGACGTGCTGACTGTAACCCCATGGCTGGCTCCTATTGTCTGGGAGGGGACCTTTGATCCCCAGGTCATAGATGAGGCCTTCAGGTCCTACAACCTCACCATTGCCACCACTGTGTTTGCTGTGGGAAA ATATACTCGTTTTCTCCGTGACTTCTTAGAATCAGCTGAGAAGCACTTCATG GTGGGGCTGAATGTGCAGTACTACGTGTTTACTGATCTACCAAGTCACGTTCCTATCAACGTGACTCTGGGTGTCGGCAGACAGCTCAAAGTCGTGAAAGTGCCGAAGTTTGACCGCTGGCAGGAGATATCCCTCCGCCGCATGGAACTCATCCAG ACTGCTATAGAGGAATACATCCACCAAAGGGCGAACTACATCTTCTGTCTTGACGTAGACATGATCTTCCATGGCCGTGTGGGACCAGAGGCTCTGGGGAAACTGGTGGCTGCTATACACCCCTg GTTCTACTGGGTACCCCGGAGCCAGTACCCCTATGAGCGGAGGACAATCTCCAAAGCCTACATCCCCCAAGACCATGGAGACTTCTACTACCAGGCCAACATATTTGGAGGAGCAGTGGAGGATGTTCACAGACTGACCAAGACATGTAGGGAACACCTGGAG ATGGATAAGTCTGCTGGAGTGGAGGCTGTTTGGCAGGAGGAGAGTCATCTGAACTGGTACCTGTTGAAGAACAAGCCCACCAAGCTGCTGTCACCTGAGTACGTCTGGGATGACCTTAGAGGACAGGGCACCAAGGAGATTAAACTGGTCCGCTTCTCCTCCATCATCAAGAACAAGGCAGAGGTCAGGGAGAACCCttga
- the LOC105009827 gene encoding globoside alpha-1,3-N-acetylgalactosaminyltransferase 1 isoform X2, producing MLPKQLHCLLFVVIAGGIIIFWLVSTPASLRLQTKQAMLMEPVRSDVLTVTPWLAPIVWEGTFDPQVIDEAFRSYNLTIATTVFAVGKYTRFLRDFLESAEKHFMVGLNVQYYVFTDLPSHVPINVTLGVGRQLKVVKVPKFDRWQEISLRRMELIQTAIEEYIHQRANYIFCLDVDMIFHGRVGPEALGKLVAAIHPWFYWVPRSQYPYERRTISKAYIPQDHGDFYYQANIFGGAVEDVHRLTKTCREHLEMDKSAGVEAVWQEESHLNWYLLKNKPTKLLSPEYVWDDLRGQGTKEIKLVRFSSIIKNKAEVRENP from the exons GTTGGTCTCTACACCTGCATCTCTCCg TTTGCAGACCAAGCAAGCCATGCTTATGGAACCAGT gAGGTCTGACGTGCTGACTGTAACCCCATGGCTGGCTCCTATTGTCTGGGAGGGGACCTTTGATCCCCAGGTCATAGATGAGGCCTTCAGGTCCTACAACCTCACCATTGCCACCACTGTGTTTGCTGTGGGAAA ATATACTCGTTTTCTCCGTGACTTCTTAGAATCAGCTGAGAAGCACTTCATG GTGGGGCTGAATGTGCAGTACTACGTGTTTACTGATCTACCAAGTCACGTTCCTATCAACGTGACTCTGGGTGTCGGCAGACAGCTCAAAGTCGTGAAAGTGCCGAAGTTTGACCGCTGGCAGGAGATATCCCTCCGCCGCATGGAACTCATCCAG ACTGCTATAGAGGAATACATCCACCAAAGGGCGAACTACATCTTCTGTCTTGACGTAGACATGATCTTCCATGGCCGTGTGGGACCAGAGGCTCTGGGGAAACTGGTGGCTGCTATACACCCCTg GTTCTACTGGGTACCCCGGAGCCAGTACCCCTATGAGCGGAGGACAATCTCCAAAGCCTACATCCCCCAAGACCATGGAGACTTCTACTACCAGGCCAACATATTTGGAGGAGCAGTGGAGGATGTTCACAGACTGACCAAGACATGTAGGGAACACCTGGAG ATGGATAAGTCTGCTGGAGTGGAGGCTGTTTGGCAGGAGGAGAGTCATCTGAACTGGTACCTGTTGAAGAACAAGCCCACCAAGCTGCTGTCACCTGAGTACGTCTGGGATGACCTTAGAGGACAGGGCACCAAGGAGATTAAACTGGTCCGCTTCTCCTCCATCATCAAGAACAAGGCAGAGGTCAGGGAGAACCCttga